Proteins co-encoded in one Paracrocinitomix mangrovi genomic window:
- a CDS encoding GIN domain-containing protein, with the protein MEQAAKIGLSVLVFFFLMACKKSEERRCFKGHGEETVREIQLDSVRYWHLGPRMKYRIIQDTSRKILVKGGENMVGLISAEQNADSIKITSGNRCHFLRDNERKVEVEIHYPYFGKFYIEPSDSVIFEETIVADTLMIEMREGGGVLTLDVDAVYMKMVVSIGTSDFHLSGHAQLGDVKIQEKGFGNALDFTADQYSVYQNSRVDLPVNLEGANATVLIDGTGDVKYTGTPVQVVRKGPGSGQLIQM; encoded by the coding sequence ATGTAAAAAGAGTGAGGAAAGAAGATGCTTTAAGGGACACGGTGAGGAAACTGTGAGAGAAATACAGTTGGACAGTGTTAGATATTGGCATTTGGGACCAAGAATGAAGTATCGCATCATACAAGACACAAGTAGAAAAATCTTGGTAAAAGGTGGCGAAAATATGGTTGGTTTGATCAGTGCGGAACAAAATGCAGATTCCATTAAAATAACAAGTGGGAATCGTTGTCATTTTTTAAGAGACAACGAGCGAAAAGTAGAAGTTGAAATTCATTATCCATACTTCGGCAAGTTTTACATTGAACCTTCAGATTCAGTAATATTTGAAGAGACAATTGTGGCAGACACCTTAATGATAGAAATGAGAGAAGGAGGAGGTGTATTGACATTGGATGTTGATGCCGTTTATATGAAAATGGTGGTTTCAATTGGAACTTCAGATTTTCACTTGAGTGGACATGCTCAATTGGGAGATGTTAAGATTCAGGAAAAAGGATTTGGAAATGCTTTGGATTTTACCGCAGATCAATATTCTGTTTATCAAAATTCAAGGGTAGATCTTCCGGTTAATTTAGAAGGTGCAAATGCAACGGTATTAATTGACGGAACCGGAGATGTCAAGTATACAGGAACACCTGTTCAGGTGGTAAGAAAAGGTCCGGGAAGCGGACAACTCATTCAAATGTAA